A stretch of Salarias fasciatus chromosome 23, fSalaFa1.1, whole genome shotgun sequence DNA encodes these proteins:
- the ptger3 gene encoding prostaglandin E2 receptor EP3 subtype, whose amino-acid sequence MTADNCDSLEGSQTAIGQMLESNVSKTLREGNITKNSSCGSVSVGFPITMMVTGMVGNSLALILVCFSYRKKENKRKKSFLLCIGSLALTDLFGQLLTSPIVISVYRADLKWERIDPSGNLCAFFGVCMTTFGLCALFLASAMAIERAMAITNPHWYSNHMKTSVTKQTLAVIWCLVLLFALLPIAGVGKYTRQWPGTWCFISTGDSEVPGNIFFAITFAALGIFSLLVTLSCNVVTIRGLIIRCKTKSGTSQSSKQWERLTTETVIQLLGIMCVLLICWSPLLVLMLRMISTQVSSHECNSTAVTSNNATGRDVHLDCNFFLTVIRLASLNQILDPWVYLLLREILLRKFCIVANAVSNCSIEEQKETQTALDALNKPNQDSKDLCKSQSN is encoded by the exons ATGACCGCAGACAACTGTGATTCTTTAGAGGGTTCGCAAACAGCTATTGGACAGATGTTGGAGTCCAATGTCTCCAAAACGTTGCGCGAAGGCAATATCACCAAGAACTCCAGTTGTGGATCTGTATCAGTCGGATTCCCTATTACTATGATGGTAACTGGCATGGTGGGCAACTCACTGGCTCTTATTCTGGTGTGTTTCTCctacagaaagaaggaaaacaaaaggaaaaagtcttttttgctttgcatTGGATCACTGGCACTGACAGACCTTTTTGGGCAGCTTTTGACGAGTCCAATCGTAATATCCGTTTACCGGGCTGATCTGAAGTGGGAGCGCATTGACCCGTCTGGGAACTTATGCGCTTTTTTCGGCGTGTGTATGACAACTTTTGGCTTGTGCGCCCTCTTTTTGGCCAGCGCCATGGCCATAGAAAGAGCCATGGCCATAACAAATCCACACTGGTACTCCAATCACATGAAGACGAGCGTGACAAAGCAGACTTTGGCTGTCATTTGGTGTCTCGTGCTGCTCTTTGCGCTGCTGCCGATCGCCGGGGTCGGGAAATACACGCGCCAGTGGCCGGGGACTTGGTGCTTCATCAGCACAGGGGACAGTGAAGTCCCTGGCAATATATTTTTTGCCATCACTTTCGCTGCACTTGGGATTTTCTCTCTGCTCGTAACGCTCTCGTGCAACGTCGTGACGATCCGGGGCTTAATTATCCGGTGTAAAACCAAGTCCGGGACGTCTCAGTCCTCAAAGCAGTGGGAGCGGCTCACCACAGAGACTGTCATTCAGCTGCTGGGGATCATGTGTGTTTTGCTTATATGCTGGTCCCCTCTCCTG GTGCTGATGCTGAGGATGATCTCCACCCAAGTATCCTCCCATGAATGTAATTCAACGGCAGTAACCTCCAATAACGCCACCGGCCGAGATGTCCATCTAGACTGTAACTTCTTCCTGACAGTGATACGTTTGGCTTCCCTCAACCAGATCCTGGACCCGTGGGTCTATCTGCTCCTCAGGGAGATCCTCCTGCGGAAGTTCTGTATAGTGGCTAATGCTGTCTCCAACTGCTCCAtcgaggagcagaaggagaccCAGACAGCACTGGATGCCCTCAACAAGCCAAACCAAGACTCCAAAGACCTTTGTAAATCACAAAGTAACTGA